A segment of the Erythrobacter sp. F6033 genome:
GTCTCCCCCTTTTTCACCGAACTTTGCGCGGCATGCATATTGACCACATCCGCGCCCAATCGCTTGCCCGCGATCTCAAAACTCAGCAGCGTTCTGGTGGAGTTTTCGAAGAAGGCGTTGATGATTGTCATCCCGCTCAGCAGCCCGGCATGCTTGGCGCTTTGGCGGTTCAGATCCACCCATTGCTCTGCCTGATCGAGCAGATAGAAGATTTCATGTCGCTCTAGCTGACCGATGCCGGTGAGATCGCGATGCGGGAATGCCAGACGACCCGCTGGAAAGCGGTTTTGCGCCTGTGAAGAATCCGAAGCTGTCATTAAAGCCATGCCTTTAGTCGAGCCGTATCTGTCACTCAACCCATTGCGCGAAGCCTATGGCATGGAATTTCATGCAAATGGTGGTTAGGTGGGGTGAACAAGCGCGGCTAAGGTGCCGCCAAAGGGGCTAAATCTATGAGTTTTGTCGGCAAAGTCTGGAAAGTTTTGGTCGGAGTGAAGGACGGTCTTGTCCTGATCTTTATGCTGCTTTTTTTCCTCGCTCTCTTTAGCCTTCTTTCCGCCAGCCCGAACCCCGGCCAGGTCCGCGACGGTGCGCTGTACATCGATATGTCTGGCTACGTTGTCGAAGAACGGTCTCAAGTAGATCCGATCGCGACCTTGCTCAGCGGCCAAGCCCCGCCAATTGAGCATCAGGCCCGCGATCTTGTCCGCGCATTGGACGCCGCCGCAGGCGATGACCGGATCAAAGCCGTTGTGATGGATCTCACCACTTTTATCGGTGGTGGTCAGGTTCACATGCAAGAAATTGGCGAAGCGATGGACCGCGTTCGCAAAACCGAAAAGCCGGTTTTCACATACGCCCTCGCTTACGGTGATGATCACATGCACCTCGCCGCCCATGCCAGCGAAGTCTGGGCCGACCCGCTTGGCGGCGCGATGATTGCCGGCCCCGGCGGCAGCAACCTGTATTACGCCGACCTTCTCGAGCGACTGAATATCAACGCTCGCATCTACCGCGTCGGCACATTCAAGGCGGCTGTAGAGCCCTATTCGCGCAGCTCCATGTCTGATGAAGCTCGCGAAAATATTGGCGCGCTCTACGGAGCGCTGTGGGAAGAATGGCAAGCCAATGTCAAGAAAGCGCGCCCGTCAATTGATCTGGACCGTGTCACGAAAGACCCGGTCGCCTGGGTCGAAGAAAGCAGCGGCGATCTGGCCAAGGCCGCGCTCGCTGCGGGATTGGTGGACAAGCTCGGCGACAAAGTCGAATTTGGAACACGTGTCGCCGAAGTCGCTGGCGAAGATGATTGGAGCAAGAAGCCGGGCGCCTATGCCAAAAGCGATCTGACACCGTTTCTCGCCGACACAGCACCTTCCAAAAGTGGCAAAGCAATCGCGGTGGTGACTGTCGCCGGCGTGATCGTTGATGGAGAGGCTGGACCAGGAACTGCTGGCGGCACCCGCATCGCGAATTTGCTTGATGACGCTCTTGATGATGACATCGCCGGGCTAGTGGTTCGCGTAAATTCGCCGGGTGGTTCGGTTCTCGCATCTGAAGAAATCCTGCGCGCCATCGACAGACACCGTGCCAAGGACATCCCAGTCGCGGTTTCCTTTGCCAATGTCGCGGCGAGCGGCGGATACTGGGTCGCCACATCGAGCGACCGCATTTTCGCCCAGCCGGAAACAATCACCGGTTCGATTGGTGTGTTTGCCGTGCTGCCAACCTTCGAAGACGCGGCTGGCGAAATCGGGGTGAACGCCGATGGTTTCCGCACAACTCCACTATCGGGTCAGCCCGATTTGGTCGCGGGTTTGACGCCGGAAGTCGATGCTATCCTTCAAGCCTCGGTCACTGACACGTATAGCGATTTTCTGGACCGCGTGTCTAAGGCGCGCGGCAAGACCAATGCAGAAGTGGACACGATCGCACAGGGCCGCGTCTGGGACGGCGGCTCGGCGCGTCAATTGGGACTTGTCGATCAATTCGGCGGTCTTGACGATGCGCTCGCATGGGTAGCTGGCCAAGCCGAACTCGAAGAGGGAGACTGGCATCCCGTTTTCCTTGGTGAACAAGTTGCCGACTACAATTCGCTCATCCGCCAGCTCGTTTCAGCCGATGCGGCTCCAGCGGCCCGCTCCACTGACCTGTTCGCCCGTGCGGCAATCAATCGCGAAATGATGCTTTCGCGCATTGCGGCGGACGTCGAACGCCTCACCGATGCGAGGGGAATTCAGGCCTATTGCCTCGAATGCCCGACAGATCTTCGGCCCAAATCTGGCAAAACTGCAGCGGGAATGATCGAAGTTTTTCGCGCTCTGGTGGCCAACTAAAGAGCCTTAGTTCGTTCGGAGTTTCGCGCTGCTTTCGCTCCGCTTACTCCGGACGGCTACTCGTGACGCAATGCGTCGATAGGATCGAGCTTTGAGGCTCGTCTGGCAGGATAATATCCGAAGACAATTCCCATTGCAGACGCGAAAACAAAGCTCAGAATGTTGATGGTCGGATCGAAGACGAACGGCACGTCGATCACTCCCGCCAGAGAGACCGATGCGACAAACGCAAGCAACAGCCCGACGAGGCCCCCAAGCGCACAAAGCACAACCGCCTCGGTCAAGAATTGCAGCCGGACCTCGCGGGCGAGCGCACCGATAGCCAATCGTATGCCGATCTCGCGAGTTCTCTCTGTTACCGAAACCAGCATGATGTTCATGATCCCGATGCCGCCAACGAGCAGGCTGATCGATGCAATCACCGCGACCATCGCAGTAAGGGCGCCGGTCACTGCGCCCAGAGCATCATTGACCTGCGCCGTATCGATCACGTTGAAATCATTGGCCTCTTCCGCCTGCAGCAATCGTCGCTCGCGTAGCAAATCAACCAATGATTTTTGGATAGCAGACGAGAGATAGGCGCTGTCATATTTCACCACGAAATAGTCGACTGTGTCCGTCCCACGGAATCGCCGCTGCACAGTTTTCATGGGCATCATGACGGTATCATCGTCATCAGCCCCGTTGCCGCCTTGGCCTCGCTCTTCGAGAACACCGACGACCGTACAAGACACCCCGCTCAGGCGCATCCTCTCACCGACCGGGCTAACATCGGGTAGGAATATCTCCTCGCGGACTTTCGGGCCGAGCAAGCACACATTCTTGCCCGACGTTTCTTCATCGCTCGTGAACGCGCGCCCTTCAACCACTTCGATAGCTTGCGCCTGAAGGAATGCGCGATCCGCTCCGGTTATGCGCGTGTCCCAATCCTGACCGTTAAAAAAGGCCGTGGCGTTCGTGCTTACATTACCGGCAGCAACCTCCACTCCAGCAATCTGTTGCTCCACTGCGTCGACATCATCCTGATCGAAAGGCCGAACAGTCCCGCGA
Coding sequences within it:
- the sppA gene encoding signal peptide peptidase SppA, whose product is MSFVGKVWKVLVGVKDGLVLIFMLLFFLALFSLLSASPNPGQVRDGALYIDMSGYVVEERSQVDPIATLLSGQAPPIEHQARDLVRALDAAAGDDRIKAVVMDLTTFIGGGQVHMQEIGEAMDRVRKTEKPVFTYALAYGDDHMHLAAHASEVWADPLGGAMIAGPGGSNLYYADLLERLNINARIYRVGTFKAAVEPYSRSSMSDEARENIGALYGALWEEWQANVKKARPSIDLDRVTKDPVAWVEESSGDLAKAALAAGLVDKLGDKVEFGTRVAEVAGEDDWSKKPGAYAKSDLTPFLADTAPSKSGKAIAVVTVAGVIVDGEAGPGTAGGTRIANLLDDALDDDIAGLVVRVNSPGGSVLASEEILRAIDRHRAKDIPVAVSFANVAASGGYWVATSSDRIFAQPETITGSIGVFAVLPTFEDAAGEIGVNADGFRTTPLSGQPDLVAGLTPEVDAILQASVTDTYSDFLDRVSKARGKTNAEVDTIAQGRVWDGGSARQLGLVDQFGGLDDALAWVAGQAELEEGDWHPVFLGEQVADYNSLIRQLVSADAAPAARSTDLFARAAINREMMLSRIAADVERLTDARGIQAYCLECPTDLRPKSGKTAAGMIEVFRALVAN
- a CDS encoding ABC transporter permease, giving the protein MFGATLLLALREIRRHLLRSILTTLGIIIGVAAVVTMVTLGNGVTASVQDEISSLGASNFIVFPVRTDRGTVRPFDQDDVDAVEQQIAGVEVAAGNVSTNATAFFNGQDWDTRITGADRAFLQAQAIEVVEGRAFTSDEETSGKNVCLLGPKVREEIFLPDVSPVGERMRLSGVSCTVVGVLEERGQGGNGADDDDTVMMPMKTVQRRFRGTDTVDYFVVKYDSAYLSSAIQKSLVDLLRERRLLQAEEANDFNVIDTAQVNDALGAVTGALTAMVAVIASISLLVGGIGIMNIMLVSVTERTREIGIRLAIGALAREVRLQFLTEAVVLCALGGLVGLLLAFVASVSLAGVIDVPFVFDPTINILSFVFASAMGIVFGYYPARRASKLDPIDALRHE